One window of Gloeothece citriformis PCC 7424 genomic DNA carries:
- a CDS encoding DNA-methyltransferase, which produces MNKIIRALGKPYFQEDNCLIYNLDCLEGMAKLPNEIINMTVTSPPYNIGKEYEDILSLDEYLAWCKRWIQEVYRLTTINGSFWLNLGYISIPKRAKAIPISYLLWDKIPFYLIQEIVWNYGAGVAAKKFFSPRNEKFLWYVKDELNYIFNLDDIRDPNVKYPNQKKNGKIKVNPMGKNPTDVWQIPKVTSGKNRASKERTPHPCQYPIAVIDRIIKASSNKGDLILDPFLGSGTTAIVALKLDRSVIGFEINSDYCEMAVKRIKTFKSEKQTDVIQFSLFGSV; this is translated from the coding sequence ATGAACAAAATAATTAGGGCGTTAGGAAAACCTTATTTTCAAGAAGATAACTGTTTAATTTATAATCTGGATTGTCTAGAAGGAATGGCAAAGCTACCGAATGAGATTATTAATATGACAGTTACCAGTCCGCCCTATAATATTGGTAAAGAATATGAGGATATCCTTTCTCTAGATGAATATTTAGCTTGGTGCAAAAGATGGATACAAGAAGTTTATCGTCTGACTACGATCAATGGGTCATTCTGGTTAAATTTGGGATATATATCTATACCAAAACGAGCAAAAGCTATTCCGATTTCCTATCTTTTATGGGATAAAATTCCCTTTTATTTAATCCAGGAAATAGTTTGGAATTATGGGGCAGGAGTGGCCGCAAAAAAGTTTTTTTCTCCTCGGAATGAAAAGTTTCTTTGGTATGTCAAAGATGAATTGAATTACATTTTTAATCTGGATGATATCAGAGATCCTAACGTTAAATATCCCAATCAGAAAAAAAATGGAAAAATTAAAGTAAATCCAATGGGAAAGAATCCTACAGATGTTTGGCAAATTCCAAAAGTAACTTCTGGAAAAAATCGAGCTTCAAAAGAACGTACACCCCACCCTTGCCAATATCCTATTGCAGTTATTGATAGGATTATAAAAGCATCATCTAATAAAGGTGATCTCATACTAGATCCTTTTTTAGGTTCTGGAACTACGGCAATTGTAGCCCTTAAACTCGATCGATCTGTCATCGGGTTTGAAATTAACTCTGACTACTGCGAAATGGCTGTTAAAAGAATTAAAACCTTTAAAAGTGAAAAACAAACAGATGTAATTCAGTTTTCATTATTTGGATCTGTTTGA
- a CDS encoding mechanosensitive ion channel family protein: MKKILKTLIISFFISCFLVITVPVVVAQKSPSPQGSPSPNQPQSAPIILGDKTLFLIQAPQSGLSVPRRAQVINRDLEKFANDQALPLEDLEIYEGDNDGIPLTSINAGNIVLMKVSNQDAEIAGKPRGKLAQEYFEKIQVALIRYRQERSTEYLLWATFRSFIATVILLIVFIIINNIFARIYQKLKAWEETYIRAVRLGNLELIRANQLDNIITGLIRVIHGAIILLLLLAYLTFVLKQFPWTRRLAKIFQGYLAETLSRGWQAFVDYGPNLLTIILVTIVTYFILRLTKPFFQQLGEGSISLPGFYPEWAEPTYRLVSFLIIALAAVVAFPFLPGFESPAFQGITVFLGILFSLGSSSVVSNLVSGSVLIYTRAFRMGDHVKIGSTYGKVLEKTLLVTRVLTPQNVVVSIPNAQISTSAIENYSFAYRDLNKPYILKTSVYLGYEVSWQEAYIALREAAKQTKGMLSSPEPFILQEQLNEVYVTYIVNVYVDEAYFQDKTLREYEQARSQLHENIRNCCIKAGITIFAPRYEADPTKYGPVKD, translated from the coding sequence ATGAAAAAAATCCTCAAAACGCTAATTATTAGCTTTTTCATTTCTTGTTTTCTGGTCATCACCGTTCCTGTTGTGGTGGCCCAGAAAAGTCCATCTCCTCAAGGGAGTCCCTCACCGAATCAACCCCAGAGTGCCCCGATAATATTAGGGGATAAAACGTTATTTTTGATTCAAGCGCCTCAAAGCGGTTTATCTGTCCCAAGACGAGCGCAGGTAATCAACCGAGATTTAGAAAAGTTTGCCAACGATCAAGCCTTACCCCTGGAAGATCTTGAAATTTATGAAGGGGATAATGATGGTATTCCTCTAACTTCTATTAATGCTGGCAATATTGTGTTAATGAAGGTATCTAACCAAGATGCTGAAATTGCTGGCAAACCCAGAGGGAAATTAGCCCAAGAATATTTTGAAAAAATTCAGGTGGCACTCATCCGCTATCGTCAAGAACGTAGCACTGAATATTTGCTCTGGGCTACTTTTAGGAGTTTCATTGCTACTGTTATATTGCTCATTGTTTTCATCATTATTAATAATATCTTTGCCCGAATTTATCAAAAGCTTAAAGCTTGGGAAGAAACTTACATTCGGGCAGTGAGATTAGGCAATTTGGAACTGATTCGCGCCAATCAGTTAGACAATATTATTACTGGGTTAATTCGAGTCATTCATGGGGCAATTATTCTGTTGCTCTTGCTGGCTTATTTGACGTTTGTTCTCAAGCAATTTCCCTGGACAAGACGATTGGCAAAAATATTTCAAGGCTATCTCGCCGAGACATTATCAAGGGGATGGCAAGCTTTTGTCGATTATGGGCCTAATTTATTAACGATTATTCTGGTTACTATTGTTACTTATTTTATTTTACGGTTGACCAAGCCGTTTTTTCAACAATTGGGTGAAGGATCAATTTCTTTGCCAGGTTTTTATCCTGAATGGGCTGAACCGACTTACCGTCTTGTTTCGTTTTTGATCATTGCGCTGGCGGCTGTGGTAGCTTTTCCTTTTTTGCCCGGTTTCGAGTCTCCAGCTTTTCAAGGAATTACCGTCTTTTTGGGGATATTATTTTCCTTAGGATCGAGTTCTGTGGTTTCTAATTTGGTGTCTGGTAGTGTTCTGATTTATACTCGTGCTTTTCGGATGGGAGATCACGTAAAAATTGGCTCTACCTATGGGAAAGTTCTCGAAAAAACCCTTCTTGTTACCCGTGTTTTGACACCCCAGAATGTTGTCGTTAGTATTCCTAATGCTCAAATTAGCACCAGTGCCATTGAAAATTATAGTTTTGCTTATCGAGATTTAAATAAGCCTTATATTCTCAAAACTTCGGTTTATTTGGGTTATGAAGTTTCTTGGCAGGAGGCTTATATAGCTTTAAGGGAAGCGGCTAAACAGACTAAGGGTATGCTCTCCTCTCCTGAACCTTTTATCTTACAAGAACAACTTAATGAGGTTTATGTGACTTATATTGTCAATGTTTATGTCGATGAGGCATATTTTCAGGATAAAACCTTAAGAGAGTATGAACAAGCGCGATCGCAATTACATGAAAATATTCGCAACTGTTGTATTAAAGCCGGAATTACGATTTTTGCTCCTCGTTATGAGGCTGATCCGACTAAATATGGTCCAGTGAAAGATTAA
- a CDS encoding patatin-like phospholipase family protein: MKPKIAIACQGGGSQTAFTAGVLKALFENNVQDYFKIVSLSGTSGGAICAFLIWYALKKGDEIIWKRVIDFWADNTAQTYQERLFNDSVIKYLEWVSKGLIPQYTLSPSSPMAKIGFSLATQGLRSRFTNLKELLEAHIDFAELAAWGPVTEPPILILGACNIISGRLHKFISRQEAIKVEHLMASACVPNIFPAVSIETMAYWDGLFSDNPPIRSLIRRALVGIENIPQEIWVIKINPTAADRVPVQSDDIADRRNEVEGNISLFQSLDQIEFLNDLFLRGAFKEEFLAEAELTQAIKIPKSFADDPDRDYHIPMIEMSKELADTLNYESKLDRCPESLKRLIEDGEKQGKQFIETRLTQMGLR, from the coding sequence ATGAAACCCAAAATTGCTATCGCTTGTCAGGGAGGAGGCAGTCAAACTGCTTTTACCGCCGGTGTTCTTAAAGCTTTGTTTGAGAATAACGTTCAGGACTATTTTAAAATCGTTAGCTTAAGTGGAACTTCTGGGGGAGCTATCTGTGCTTTTCTGATCTGGTATGCTCTCAAAAAAGGGGACGAGATTATCTGGAAACGGGTGATAGATTTTTGGGCTGATAATACTGCCCAAACTTATCAAGAAAGACTGTTCAATGATTCTGTGATTAAATACCTAGAATGGGTGAGTAAGGGACTAATCCCCCAATATACTTTAAGTCCTTCTTCCCCTATGGCTAAAATTGGGTTTTCCTTGGCTACTCAAGGGTTACGGAGTCGATTTACGAATTTAAAGGAATTATTGGAAGCTCATATTGATTTCGCCGAGTTAGCGGCTTGGGGGCCGGTAACCGAACCGCCAATTTTAATTTTAGGGGCTTGTAACATTATTAGCGGAAGATTGCATAAATTTATTTCCCGTCAGGAAGCGATTAAAGTTGAACATCTGATGGCCTCTGCTTGTGTTCCCAATATTTTCCCCGCCGTCTCTATTGAAACGATGGCTTATTGGGATGGATTATTTTCTGATAATCCTCCTATCCGTTCATTGATTAGACGGGCTTTAGTAGGCATTGAGAATATTCCCCAGGAAATATGGGTGATTAAGATTAATCCGACGGCAGCCGATCGAGTTCCTGTACAATCCGATGATATTGCCGATCGTCGTAATGAAGTAGAAGGGAATATCTCTTTATTTCAAAGTCTCGATCAAATTGAGTTTCTTAACGATCTTTTTCTGAGGGGAGCGTTTAAGGAGGAGTTTTTGGCCGAGGCCGAACTTACACAAGCCATCAAAATTCCTAAATCTTTTGCTGATGATCCTGACAGAGATTATCACATTCCGATGATCGAAATGTCTAAGGAGTTGGCTGATACTTTAAACTATGAAAGTAAACTCGATCGCTGTCCAGAAAGTCTTAAGCGGCTCATTGAAGATGGAGAAAAACAAGGTAAACAGTTTATCGAAACCCGACTAACTCAGATGGGGTTGAGGTAG